A window from Salarias fasciatus chromosome 11, fSalaFa1.1, whole genome shotgun sequence encodes these proteins:
- the tmem158 gene encoding transmembrane protein 158 — MLNHPAALLLAVGALAALPPPCRGWSDEDLLLPPVNSSNRFLANLEVDVRFSKRSVEESEASADASPLQSLSQCNVSVQRLLPTSLVARWDSSFGFQCDVLIYTTNNHGRAFFSASFNRAISPVVIEHLGVTGGQQELRLCVGCGMSRYRRFGQGRARGQQAGDQVTFCCVDFSLDELKGDKSWRLNRKPIESTLVACFMTLVIIVWSVAALIWPVPIIAGFLPNGMEQRRPR, encoded by the coding sequence ATGCTGAACCACcccgccgccctgctgctggctgtgggCGCGCTGGCCGCGCTCCCCCCGCCGTGCCGGGGCTGGAGCGATGAGGACCTCCTCCTGCCGCCCGTCAACTCCTCCAACAGGTTCCTGGCGAACCTGGAGGTGGACGTGCGCTTCTCCAAGCGGTCCGTGGAGGAGAGCGAGGCGTCGGCCGACGCGTCCCCCCTGCAGAGCCTGTCCCAGTGCAACGTGAGCGTGCAGCGGCTGCTGCCCACCTCGCTGGTCGCGCGCTGGGACAGCAGCTTCGGCTTCCAGTGCGACGTGCTCATCTACACCACCAACAACCACGGCAGGGCTTTCTTCTCCGCGTCCTTTAACCGGGCGATCTCCCCGGTCGTCATCGAGCACCTGGGGGTCACCGGGGGTCAGCAGGAGCTGCGGCTGTGCGTGGGCTGCGGGATGTCCCGCTACCGGAGGTTCGGCCAGGGCCGGGCCAGGGGCCAGCAGGCCGGGGACCAGGTCACTTTCTGCTGCGTGGATTTCAGCCTGGACGAGCTGAAGGGGGACAAAAGTTGGAGGCTGAACAGGAAGCCCATCGAGTCGACCCTCGTGGCTTGCTTCATGACTCTGGTCATCATCGTGTGGAGCGTTGCTGCTCTCATATGGCCGGTGCCCATCATTGCAGGGTTCCTGCCCAACGGCATGGAGCAGAGGAGACCGAGATAA